CAGCACATCGCCCCCCTTGAACACACGATCGGGATCAGGGTTGAGCCGGAGACCCTCGTGGGCCTCTTCGATTGCGAGGATCGTGGCGCCGGAGAGTTCCATGATCTGTGAGAGTCGGAGCGTTGATCCCACCAGCGCACTTCCCTCGGGCAGGGAGAGTTGCTCGATACGGAGCTCAACCAGATCTCCCTCGACGACCAGGTCGACGAACCGGGCGAGGCTCGGGTCGAGCGCCAGAGCAGCGATTCTCCTGGCTCCAACGGTTTGCGGCGAGACGATCCGGTCGGCGCCGGCCAGTCGAAGCTTGCCTATCGATTCAGGTTCGGTTGCCCGTGATATGACCAGAAGGTCGGGCTGTATGGACTTGGCCGATAAGACAATGACCAGATTGTCCGAGTCGTCTCTCACACAGGCAATCAGCGAACGTGCCCGCATTATGCCGGCGCTCTCCAGAACGTCGTTGTGGGTGGCATCACCCTCCAGAACGAGGGCACCTGCCGATCTGGCAGCTTCTGCGAGGACCGGGTCCGCTTCGATCACGACGACGCTCTCGGTACGCCGGTGGATATGCTCCCAGGTGGCCGAACCCACCTTTCCGAAGCCACAGACGATGTAGTGGTTGGAGAGGTTATCGATAAGTCGACTCATACGTACCGTCCGGCGGCCGCCGAGGTTCTCGAGGGCCATTTCCAGGGCCGCTCCGAAAGTGTAGACGGCCGTACCGACGCCGATGATCATGAGGGCGATCGTGGTTATCCGGCCGGCATGTGACAGGTCGAATACCTCTGCATATCCGACCGTGGTGATCGTGACGATCACCATGTAGAAGGCATCGAACCAGGAGACGTTCTCGATGACCACGTAGCCGACCGTTCCGGCGAAGATGATCAAAGCGAGGAAGATCGCGCCTGTGCGGACGCGGGACAAAGCGCTCACGAGGAGGTGGGTGGTGCTCCGAAATCCGTTGGGGACACGTCCTCGAGGAATTCCCGAAAACGTTCGATTTCGTCCTCCTCGGATTCCTCCTCGATTTCGATGCCGGCATCCTCGAGCACTTGCGCATTTGCATACAGCGGTGCCTCGGTGCGGGCCGCCAGCGCGATCGCGTCGGAGGGCCGTGCGGAAACATGGACCTCGTTGTCGTCTTGCCTGAACACCAGGTCTGCGAAGAATATGTTGTCCCGGAGTTCGGTGACGACTACTCGCTCGACTTTGTTTCCAAGTGCCAGGATGCTGTCCCGGAAGAGGTCATGCGTCAGAGGACGCTGGTGATCTACCCCCTCCAGTGCGTAGGCGATGGCTGTGGCTTCTATCGCCCCGATCCAGATGGGGAGGTATCGGTTGCCGCCGGTCTCGCGCAGCAGCACGATCGGCTGGTTGGACGGCAATTCGATCCGCACACCGACAAGATCCATTGGCACACCGTGGCTCATGAGATCAGCCTATCACCGGGTTTGACCAAAGCCAGGCGCCGCAATACGCCGGGATCCTCCGAAAACGCCTGTAGGTCGAGCACGGTCCAGATCGAAGGAAGGTTGCGGAATTGACCTTCCCAATCCATGCCGTACCCGAGAAGGAACTCGTCACCGACCTCGAAGCCGCGGTACTCGAGCGGGGTCTCGACGAGTCTCCTGGAAGACTTGTCTATGAGCGTCGCGGTCGTCACGCTGGCGACGTCGCGCGTTTCGATCATCCGGCGTAGTACGTTGAGTGTCAGGCCTGTATCGACGATGTCCTCGACGATGATCACGTCTCGCCCTTCGAGAGACGTCAGGGTATCCATGGCTATGCGAACCCGTCCTCCCTCGCCGAAACGGCTCAGAGCGAGAAAATCAACGTCGATCTGGATGTCGACTGCGCGCACCAGATCCGCCAGGAACGGCAACGCGCCGTGCAACACGGCGACGAGGATCGGCGATCGCCCTGCGTAGTCGGCGCTGATCTGACCGCCCAGTTCCCCGATTCGCGAGTTGATCGTCGGTCGGGTTATGACCTCCAGAACCGGATCAGTCATTTCCCCACAGCCAATCCCAATATGCACTCGCCCACGAGAGAGCGTCGGCCAACCCGGGCAGCGGAGAGGGTTCGGCGAGTTCGAGACCTATCCGGCCGATCTCCTCCTCCCCCGCTTCCACGACGACCTCCGGGCCGCCGGTTGCGGAGTATTCGATTGCGATGTCGATCTCCTCGACTTGCTCTGTAGCGGCGAAGATGTCTAGATCATCCTGCGCCAGGGCGTCGGTGGTACCTGCCGGGCCCCGCTGAGCGGCCATGACCTGGCCCTCGGCGACCACGTTGAGGAGACCGAAGGCCGAGAACCCGTACCGGAGCAGGGCTGCCGCGTCCGCGAAATGGTTCGTCGATCCCATGACCACGGCATAGAGTCTCCGGCCGTCTCTCTCTGCGGCGGCAACCATCGTCAGACCCGCGTCATCTGTATACCCCGTCTTCACGCCGATAGCGCCGTCGAATGTGCTCAGGAGTGCATTCGTCGTTGAGGCCACTCGCTCTTCGCCGCTCGGCGAGTCCGGGAAAGTTGAAGATCTGGTGCGCACGATCTCCGCGAAGGTCGGATTGTCCATTCCGATCAGAGCCGTGGTCAGCAAGTCGCGCGCCGAGGAGAAATGTCCTTCTGCATCCAGGCCGTGCGGGTTCATGAAGTGGCTGTTCTCGAGTCCCATGTCGACGGCCATCTCGTTCATCATCCTCACGAAACCCGCTTCGGATCCGCCCACCTGCTCGGCGATGGCGATGGCGGCGTCGTTGGCCGAACGCATGAGGAGAGCCCTGAGCAGGTCCTCCATTCGCCACGACTCGCCCGGAACCAGATCGATTTCGGACTCTCCGATGGAAGCGGCGGTTTCGCTGATGAGGACCGGGTCGTCCGGTCGACTGTTCCGCAACGCAACCAGTGCGGTCATCATCTTGGTGGTCGAGGCCATTGCGCGCGCCTGATCGGGGTTCAACGAACCGAGTTCCCGTTCGAACGTGTCGTCCCACAGCAACCACGCCTCTGCCGTGATCTCGGGCGGGGAGAGAGTCGCCAGTCCTTCCAGGGGTCGGGTCGGAACGGGAACCGGGCCGGCTGCAACGCGCCCGGCCGGCGCCAACACCACCGCGAAGGCAGCGACGAGGACCAAGACGCGTCGTTTCACTGCGGAGAGGTTTCCCGTAACTCGTCGGACAGAAACAACTGGTAGAGGTGTTCGAAGGAGTCGACCCCTACCGAAAGCGTCTCGTTGGCCCGCCGCACCGCGTCCGGCGACCGGTGGCGTCGCAGAGGCTCGGTGAGATTGGCGAGCAGGTCCGCTGCCCGCTCGGCGGCCAGAAGAACAGTCCGAATATGCCTGGCTTCCAGGCCCAGGTCGATGAGCCGCCCGGCTTCAACACCTATAGCCACATGATCGTCGTGATACGGTCCTTTCCGGGGAAGAAGGCCGTGCTCCACGAGAGCCTGGAACTGGTTGGCGTTGAGCCCCGACTGTGCCATTACCCGCTCGGCGTCGTGCTCTCCCTCAGGTTCGGCCAGCGTCCGCGTCCGGCGCGGTGCTCCTTCGGCCAGGCCTGATGTTGTTTCCTCGCCCCTGTCCCACATCGTGAGTTTCGACTTGATCACCTTGAGCGGCAGGAACTGGTCGCGCTGAAGCCGCAGGATATAGCGGAGCCGTTTGAGGTCGTTTTCGTGGAACTGCCGGTAGCCGGATCTACTCCGACCAGGATGAATCAGCCCCTGGTCTTCCAGGAAACGGACTTTCGACACCGAAACGTCCGGGAACTCCGCTTTGAGGAGATTGATCACTTCGCCGATCGTGAGAGCCGGAGAATCAGGCATCGCCGGTCGCCACGAGGAGGTGGAACTTGCCGATGATCACCTCATCGCCTGCCTTCAACCAGGCTTCGTCGACCCGCACTTCGTTTGCGTAGGTGCCGTTCGTAGAGCCGGAGTCCTCGATCCGCAGGCCGCGGGCGTCCACCATGAATCGGCAATGTTGTCGTGACACCGTGATGTCGTTGAGGAAGATATCGCTGGTCGGATCCCGTCCGACGGTGGTGACGCCCGGTTGCAGTACGAACGTCAGGCCGGCGCGCGGGCCGCGTTCGATGACTAGGCCGTAGCCGTGTACGCCGGGCAGATGCGCGGCGGTTTCCGCGCTCATTGCCGGATGGGCGTCCGCAGAAACGGGAACGAAGACAACCGTTGGTTCGTGGTCGATGATCGTGCCGCAGACGGTGCACTCGGCGGCGTCGTCGGCGAGGTTCTCCTGGCATGACGGACATTCCATGCCGGCAATGGTAGCGGGGCGGCTGCGCCCAGTTCTTGGATCCGGGTCAGTCCGCGATCAGTGCCGCGTATGCCGGTGCGTCGAGCATTCCCTCCAGCCCTGCGGCGTCCGCCGGTTGAAGCTCGACAAACCATCCGTCTCCGTAGGGATCGGAGTTGATCAGCTCCGGATGATCGGCAAGGGCCGCGTTCACGGCTGTGATGACGCCGGCCAGCGGTGCGTAGACGTCCGCGACGGATTTCGTCGACTCAACCTCGGCGATGGTGGCTCCCGCAGCGAACTCGGCGCCGACCTGGGGCAGTTCAACATAGACGATGTCGCCCAGCGCTTCCTGTGCATAGGCGGTGATGCCGAGACGGACGATGCCATCGACGGTCGTTGCGGCCCATTCATGTTCTTCCGTGTATCTTCGATCCTCGGGAACGTTCATCGGATCGCTTCCTCCTATGTCATTTCGAAGATGTGAGCTTAGCCCGGCTCGGCTTGCGTCAGGGCTTCCTTGACGTCCAGTGCATACCGGGCACCAACCAGGTAGTACAGGGCCAATCCGGTGATGCCGGTTATCCAGGCAACCGGGCCGAACAGGCCGGGTAGAAAGTCGCCGGCGGTCACATAGAAGGCCGGAATGGCCCCGTACAGAAGGAATGTCGCCAGCTTGCCGAGATATCTGACCTCGAGCTTCCCGTTCATGCGCGCGGCGAGCAACAAGGCGCCGGCGCCGACCAGCGCCTCGCGGACGATGATGGCTCCGGCGAACCAGGGATTCAACACTTCCGTTGCCCATCCGGCGATTACCGCAGTGGCCACGGCGAGTCGATCCGCCAGCGGGTCGAGGAACTTTCCGATCTCGCTGATCTGGTTCAACCGACGAGCGAGATACCCGTCGACCCAGTCTGTTCCTCCGATTGCCAGCAGGAGCCAACCGGCCGCCGCAGGGTTGTCGCGGCCTATGAGCAGCCAGAGGAAGACAGGGATCATCAACAGTCTGATGACGGACACCAGATTAGGAACCGTCAGTACTCCCGTACCCGAACCGCCCGTCTGGTCGTTCAGTTTGGCTCCTACAGGTTGTAGCAGGCGACGAGATGGCCGTCGCCGAGATCCGTGAACTCAGGATGGTCGCTCGTCCGGCAGTGGTCGGTCGCCCGCGGGCACCGTTCGATGAACCGGCACACCGGTGGCGGGTTGAGCGCCTTTGTTATTCCACCTTTGATGTCGATCCGCTCGCGCTTGTAGGAGGGGTCGGGTACCGGCACCGCCGACAGCAGCGCCCGTGTGTAGGGATGCTGCGGATTGGTAAGCAGTTCCTCGGTGGGAGCGATCTCAACGATCTTTCCCAGGTACATCACTGCGATGCGGTCGCACATGTAGCGGGCAACCGCGAGATCGTGAGTGATATAGAGATAGGACACCTTGAACTCTTCGGCCAACTTCAGCATCAAGTCCATGATCGAGATCCGGATGCTGACGTCGAGCATCGAAGTCGGCTCATCTGCAACCACAAAGGTCGGGTCGATGACGAGGGCTCGCGCGATAGCGACCCGCTGACGCTGTCCACCCGACAGTTCGTGTGGATACCGGAACAAGAACTGCTCCGGAGGCGTCAATCCCACCCTGTGGAGGAGCTCGGCGACGCGCTCCTCCCGCTGCTGCACGCTCCCGATCCGTTGTACGGTGAGCGATTCGGCCACCGTGTCGTAGACGGTTCGACGGGGGTTGAGCGATTCGAAAGGGTCCTGGAATATCATCTGGACCCGGCGGCGGAACCGGCGCATGTGGGAGCGCTGGATGCTTGCGATATCGATCAGTTCGCCCTCGTCCGACAGGAGGATCTGACCGGACGTTGCGTCCGTTAGCTTGGTGAGCATCCTCCCTGTGGTGCTCTTTCCGCAGCCCGACTCGCCCACGAGTCCGAGCGACTCGCCCGGAGCAATCTCGAAGTCGATGCCGTCCACGGCGTGGACGAAGTCATGAGCCTCTCTGAAGAGGCTCTTCGACACGGGAAACAGCTTGCGAAGTTTCTCGACCTTGATCAGAGGCCGGGTGTCCGGGCCTGTTTCAGCCATCGTCTCACTCACTTCTGCAGCCCTCCGATCTCAGGCACTTCCTGCCAGTTCCAGCATGCGACGCTGTGGCCCTGGCCCACCTCGACCAAACTCGGCTCTTCGGACGAGCACTTGTCGACTGCGAAGGGACAGCGAGGATGGAAGCGGCACCCTGTCGGAGGGTTGAGCAGGTTGGGAGGTTCGCCTTCCAGAGGGGCAAGCTTGCGTCTCGGTCCGGTAATCGACGGAGTGGAACTGAGCAGCAGATACGAGTACGGATGGCGAGGACGATGGAATACCTCGAGAGTCGTGCCGAGCTCCACGAGCTTTCCTGCATACATCACACCCATGCGCTCGGTCACCTCGGCAATGACGGCGATGTCATGCGAGATGTAGATGATGCTCATACCGAGTTCCTGTTGGATCTTCTTGAGCTCGCGGAGGATCTGATCTTGAACGATCACGTCGAGTGCGGTCGTCGGCTCATCCGCGATGATGACCTTGGGATTGCATGACAGCGCCATCGCGATGACCGCCCTCTGGCGCATCCCTCCGGAGAATTCATGCGGATAGCGCTCCATCGTGATCGGATTGAGGCCGACCAGTTCGAAGAGTGCGGCGATCCGATCGGTCTCCTCCTGGTAGGTCAGCGTCTCAGGCCAGTGGAGGCGCAATGCTTCACGAATCTGATCACCAATCCTGTAGACCGGATTCCACGAGTTCATCGCACCCTGGAACACCATGGAGATGTCTCGCCAGCGCCGCCGCCGCATCTGCTCCTCGTCGAGATCGATGAGGCTCTCGCCGTCCAGCTTGATGTCGCCGCTCTTGATCACGGCGTTGTCCGGAAGCAGCCTCAGCAGTGTGAGCGCCACCGAAGTCTTGCCGCATCCCGACTCACCAACCAGGCCGATTGCTTCACCGTTGTTGAGAGTGAAGGTCACATCCTCGACTGCGGAGACTTTGCCTTCTTTGGTGCCGTAATGCATTACGAGATTCTGGACTTCGAGGAGCGGGGTACCGACCCGGCCGCCTCTTGATTCAATGTGGAGAGTCTGTGCCATGACGTCCTTTAGCGCTTGCGGAGGCGGGGGTTGACAACTTCGTCCATTGCCCGTCCGACCAGGAAGAACCCTGCCGAGAACAATGTGATGGACAGTCCTGCGGGAAGCATCAACCACCACACATCGAGTCCCTCGAGGGTGTAACCCTGTGTGTGGGCAATGTTGATCATGATTCCCCACGACTGCTGAATGTTGAGCAAACCCAGAAACGAGAGGGCGGCTTCGGTGAAGATCGCTCCGGTCACCGCGAACATCATGTACAGGAAACTCAGCGGCAGGACGTTGGGGATGATGTGACGGGTGATGATCCGCCAGTGTCCTCCGCCTGCTATGCGAGCGGCGTCGATGAACGGCTTGACCTTGACGCTCAGTGCTTGTGACTTGAGGATGATCGCCGTGCCGCCGAGTCCCCCCAGCACCCCAATGAGAATCCCGAGCATGGTCAACTCGACGTTCCAGAAACCGCTGACGACTATCAGAAGAGGAAGCAGCGGGATCAGGATCACCAGGTCGGCGAGACGCATCAGTACCGTGTCGATCACGCCTCCGAAATAGGCGGCGATGGTGCCGACCAGAGTTGCGAGGGCAACCGAGGAGATGGCGGCGATGGCGCCCAGAAGGAAGGCGGCCCGAGCTCCGAACAGCAACTGCGAGAACACGTCACCACCGAACGGATCGGTTCCGAGAATGTGCGGGTGGTCGACACCCGACAACACCGGAGGCGCAGGGTTGGCGAGCGGAGCTTCGATCGTGTCGCCGATCTCCGGTATCGAAACACCTGTTCCGAGAAACATCGCCTCGATCTGGCTGATCTCGCTTATCGGATCGGTGACCTCCTCAACGATCGTCTTGGTGACGATGACGGAGTCGGCGCCGGCACGGATGTCGTAGACGTTCTTGCCGCCTTCGAGATGGTCCTGCCAGACCGTTGCCATGAGTACCGGATGAGCCAGGGCCATGATGCCGAACAGCGCGATGATGAGAAGCCCGACTATGCCCATCTTGTTCTCGCTGAACAGCGCCCAGTTCTTCCTGAACGATCTCCAGGCGAGGCGGAAGCGAATCCGCCACAGCGGCTCCTCCAGCACGGCGCTGGGGTCGAAACCGTCGAGTCTCTCGGTCGGGGGTCTGAGAATATCTGCCATGAAGTCCTCCTACCCTTGCACCCGGATGCGGGGATCCAGAAACGCATACGTTATATCGGCGACCAGGTGTGCGAGAAGCGACAGGATCCCAATCAGGGCTAGTGCGCCCATCGCGACGGGGATATCCTCGGCGGTAATCGCGCCGAGCAATGCCCGCCCGAGGCCGGGCCAGGAGAATATCTGTTCGGTGATGACCCCTCCTGCGATGACCACCGCCAGTTGCAGCACGAGTGAAGTGGTGACCGGCAACATGGCGTTGCGCGCCGCATGGCGGTCGCGAATCGTTCGCTCAGGAACACCCTTGGCGCGAGCAGTGAGAATGTAGTCCTCACGCAGCGTCTCGAGCATCGAACTCCGTGTGAGCAGGGTCGTGCCGGCGAAGTTCACCAAGGTCAGCGTCAGAACAGGCACGAAGGTGTGCCAGATGATGTCGAGCGCGTATGGCCGGCGGGCGTTCAAGGCCCAGAACAAGGCTGCAACTCCGACAAGCGACCACAGCGCAATCCGGTGATAGTTGCGGCGAGTCTGCGGGTCGTCGGAACTCCGATCGATCGCGTACCTGAGAACTCCGTAGACGAGGGTTACTGCGGCGATTGTGCCGAGCATCAGCATGAACACCTGATCGGCTTCGAATGGTGCGCCGATCCAGGTCTCTACGGAGATGAACTTTCCAATGGGGAACCACCCCAGCTGAGATGCGAAGAACCACAGCATCAAGATGGCGAACCACGGGTAGAAGACGGTCCAGAAGAATATAGAGGTGACCATTGCCGACTTCTCGATGATGGTTCCACGCCGCCAGGCGACCAGCTTGCCCGTATAGAAGCCGAGCCAAAAGGACATGACGGTGGCCGTGAGGAACAGGAAGACGGTTCTGGGCAGCGCCGAGAAGAGGATGTCGCTGACTTCCCGCGGGTAGCTGGACCAGCTGACTCCCATGTCCATCCCGAATGAGTAGTTCCAGAGATGGTTGCCGAGTTGCACGATCTTCGGCTGATCGAGGCCGAGCTGCCGGACCACGATCTCCTTGGCTTCCGGCGGAATGTTTGGGTTCCCGATGAACTGCTGGCTTATGTCACCGGGCTGGAGGTCCAGGAGCAGGAAGAGCAGGGCCAGAAACACATAAAACAGAACGAAAATCTGACCGAAGCGCTTGGCTATGTATTTCAGCATCGCGGTTTAGTCGCTCCTTTCCGGCTGCCCGCGAACAACAACCTGCCAAGCGCGAGATCCGGTGGATGGGTGGTGTTGGGAGGGGGCCGTACGGCCCCCTCCCAAGTTGGGTCGGAGAGCTACTTCTGAACGAGACTGGTGAAACCATTGCCGAACTGCAGACCGGAAAGGGTCTGAATGAACGGGAATGTCAGGTCGCTGCTGAAGAACTCCGTGATAGGTGTGTCGAAGAGGACGACGTATGGGAGCTGCTCGGCGAGGATCGCCTCTGCCTCCCACATACGATCGTAGGCATCCGACTCTGTTTCCGCCGCCAGGATGGCATCGGCGGCCGCATCGAACTCGGCGTTGACGAAGCCGGTCGAGTTGTTGCCGTCGTTGTCCTCGGCGAGGTAACGGCTGTGCCAGAACGACTCGTGGAACGTCGGCAGCGCCGGGTTCCCGAGGCTCCAGCCCAGGATGTACATGTCGAACGTGATCTCCTCACCGACGCCCGGCCAGATCTTCGCCACGATGGTGTTGAAGTCGGTCGGGTTGGCCTTGGCGGGGACACCAAGCTGCTCGAGCCAGCCCTCGATCCACAGCGAAGCCGTGGCACGAAGCGGGTCGTAGCTGGCCGGAGGCGCGAGGATCTCGAGTTCGGGAACCTTCACACCTGCAGGATCGGTGATACCGGAACCGGGGATGATTTCTCCCTGGTCGGGATCAAAGGTGGGCTCAACGTCCCACGTGAATCCTGCTCCCTTGAGGAGTTCCATAGCGGCATTGAGACGCTCTTCGGACGAAAGACCTTGGTACTTGGCCTTGATTCCGTCGGCGAACTCGGTGTTGAACCACTTCTGGTTTCCTTCAGGGACCATCACGTACATCGGGAAGGCCACA
The genomic region above belongs to Acidimicrobiia bacterium and contains:
- a CDS encoding NAD-binding protein, translating into MSALSRVRTGAIFLALIIFAGTVGYVVIENVSWFDAFYMVIVTITTVGYAEVFDLSHAGRITTIALMIIGVGTAVYTFGAALEMALENLGGRRTVRMSRLIDNLSNHYIVCGFGKVGSATWEHIHRRTESVVVIEADPVLAEAARSAGALVLEGDATHNDVLESAGIMRARSLIACVRDDSDNLVIVLSAKSIQPDLLVISRATEPESIGKLRLAGADRIVSPQTVGARRIAALALDPSLARFVDLVVEGDLVELRIEQLSLPEGSALVGSTLRLSQIMELSGATILAIEEAHEGLRLNPDPDRVFKGGDVLVAIGTREHIDTLNSMLVGQTANDR
- a CDS encoding bifunctional nuclease family protein, whose amino-acid sequence is MSHGVPMDLVGVRIELPSNQPIVLLRETGGNRYLPIWIGAIEATAIAYALEGVDHQRPLTHDLFRDSILALGNKVERVVVTELRDNIFFADLVFRQDDNEVHVSARPSDAIALAARTEAPLYANAQVLEDAGIEIEEESEEDEIERFREFLEDVSPTDFGAPPTSS
- the hpt gene encoding hypoxanthine phosphoribosyltransferase — its product is MTDPVLEVITRPTINSRIGELGGQISADYAGRSPILVAVLHGALPFLADLVRAVDIQIDVDFLALSRFGEGGRVRIAMDTLTSLEGRDVIIVEDIVDTGLTLNVLRRMIETRDVASVTTATLIDKSSRRLVETPLEYRGFEVGDEFLLGYGMDWEGQFRNLPSIWTVLDLQAFSEDPGVLRRLALVKPGDRLIS
- a CDS encoding D-alanyl-D-alanine carboxypeptidase family protein, with translation MKRRVLVLVAAFAVVLAPAGRVAAGPVPVPTRPLEGLATLSPPEITAEAWLLWDDTFERELGSLNPDQARAMASTTKMMTALVALRNSRPDDPVLISETAASIGESEIDLVPGESWRMEDLLRALLMRSANDAAIAIAEQVGGSEAGFVRMMNEMAVDMGLENSHFMNPHGLDAEGHFSSARDLLTTALIGMDNPTFAEIVRTRSSTFPDSPSGEERVASTTNALLSTFDGAIGVKTGYTDDAGLTMVAAAERDGRRLYAVVMGSTNHFADAAALLRYGFSAFGLLNVVAEGQVMAAQRGPAGTTDALAQDDLDIFAATEQVEEIDIAIEYSATGGPEVVVEAGEEEIGRIGLELAEPSPLPGLADALSWASAYWDWLWGND
- a CDS encoding MerR family transcriptional regulator encodes the protein MPDSPALTIGEVINLLKAEFPDVSVSKVRFLEDQGLIHPGRSRSGYRQFHENDLKRLRYILRLQRDQFLPLKVIKSKLTMWDRGEETTSGLAEGAPRRTRTLAEPEGEHDAERVMAQSGLNANQFQALVEHGLLPRKGPYHDDHVAIGVEAGRLIDLGLEARHIRTVLLAAERAADLLANLTEPLRRHRSPDAVRRANETLSVGVDSFEHLYQLFLSDELRETSPQ
- a CDS encoding FHA domain-containing protein produces the protein MECPSCQENLADDAAECTVCGTIIDHEPTVVFVPVSADAHPAMSAETAAHLPGVHGYGLVIERGPRAGLTFVLQPGVTTVGRDPTSDIFLNDITVSRQHCRFMVDARGLRIEDSGSTNGTYANEVRVDEAWLKAGDEVIIGKFHLLVATGDA
- the gcvH gene encoding glycine cleavage system protein GcvH, yielding MNVPEDRRYTEEHEWAATTVDGIVRLGITAYAQEALGDIVYVELPQVGAEFAAGATIAEVESTKSVADVYAPLAGVITAVNAALADHPELINSDPYGDGWFVELQPADAAGLEGMLDAPAYAALIAD
- a CDS encoding CDP-alcohol phosphatidyltransferase family protein, which produces MLQPVGAKLNDQTGGSGTGVLTVPNLVSVIRLLMIPVFLWLLIGRDNPAAAGWLLLAIGGTDWVDGYLARRLNQISEIGKFLDPLADRLAVATAVIAGWATEVLNPWFAGAIIVREALVGAGALLLAARMNGKLEVRYLGKLATFLLYGAIPAFYVTAGDFLPGLFGPVAWITGITGLALYYLVGARYALDVKEALTQAEPG
- a CDS encoding ABC transporter ATP-binding protein yields the protein MSETMAETGPDTRPLIKVEKLRKLFPVSKSLFREAHDFVHAVDGIDFEIAPGESLGLVGESGCGKSTTGRMLTKLTDATSGQILLSDEGELIDIASIQRSHMRRFRRRVQMIFQDPFESLNPRRTVYDTVAESLTVQRIGSVQQREERVAELLHRVGLTPPEQFLFRYPHELSGGQRQRVAIARALVIDPTFVVADEPTSMLDVSIRISIMDLMLKLAEEFKVSYLYITHDLAVARYMCDRIAVMYLGKIVEIAPTEELLTNPQHPYTRALLSAVPVPDPSYKRERIDIKGGITKALNPPPVCRFIERCPRATDHCRTSDHPEFTDLGDGHLVACYNL
- a CDS encoding ABC transporter ATP-binding protein, with protein sequence MAQTLHIESRGGRVGTPLLEVQNLVMHYGTKEGKVSAVEDVTFTLNNGEAIGLVGESGCGKTSVALTLLRLLPDNAVIKSGDIKLDGESLIDLDEEQMRRRRWRDISMVFQGAMNSWNPVYRIGDQIREALRLHWPETLTYQEETDRIAALFELVGLNPITMERYPHEFSGGMRQRAVIAMALSCNPKVIIADEPTTALDVIVQDQILRELKKIQQELGMSIIYISHDIAVIAEVTERMGVMYAGKLVELGTTLEVFHRPRHPYSYLLLSSTPSITGPRRKLAPLEGEPPNLLNPPTGCRFHPRCPFAVDKCSSEEPSLVEVGQGHSVACWNWQEVPEIGGLQK
- a CDS encoding ABC transporter permease subunit, coding for MADILRPPTERLDGFDPSAVLEEPLWRIRFRLAWRSFRKNWALFSENKMGIVGLLIIALFGIMALAHPVLMATVWQDHLEGGKNVYDIRAGADSVIVTKTIVEEVTDPISEISQIEAMFLGTGVSIPEIGDTIEAPLANPAPPVLSGVDHPHILGTDPFGGDVFSQLLFGARAAFLLGAIAAISSVALATLVGTIAAYFGGVIDTVLMRLADLVILIPLLPLLIVVSGFWNVELTMLGILIGVLGGLGGTAIILKSQALSVKVKPFIDAARIAGGGHWRIITRHIIPNVLPLSFLYMMFAVTGAIFTEAALSFLGLLNIQQSWGIMINIAHTQGYTLEGLDVWWLMLPAGLSITLFSAGFFLVGRAMDEVVNPRLRKR
- a CDS encoding ABC transporter permease, translated to MLKYIAKRFGQIFVLFYVFLALLFLLLDLQPGDISQQFIGNPNIPPEAKEIVVRQLGLDQPKIVQLGNHLWNYSFGMDMGVSWSSYPREVSDILFSALPRTVFLFLTATVMSFWLGFYTGKLVAWRRGTIIEKSAMVTSIFFWTVFYPWFAILMLWFFASQLGWFPIGKFISVETWIGAPFEADQVFMLMLGTIAAVTLVYGVLRYAIDRSSDDPQTRRNYHRIALWSLVGVAALFWALNARRPYALDIIWHTFVPVLTLTLVNFAGTTLLTRSSMLETLREDYILTARAKGVPERTIRDRHAARNAMLPVTTSLVLQLAVVIAGGVITEQIFSWPGLGRALLGAITAEDIPVAMGALALIGILSLLAHLVADITYAFLDPRIRVQG